GCACCATCAACGCCGTGGCTCCCGGTTTCATCGAGACGGAGATGACGGCGCGCATCCCCTTCGCCACCCGGGAGGTGGCGCGCCGCCTGAATTCGCTCCAGCAGGGCGGACAGCCCGGCGACGTCGCGGAGGCGATCGCCTTCCTCGCGAGCGACGCCGCCGGTGGCGTCAACGGCGAGGTGCTGCGGGTCTGCGGACAGAATCTGGTGGGGGCATGAGCGCCGAGCAGACGGTCATCCTGCAGGAGATGCCGTCGCTGGCCAAGCTCTACCTCAACGCGGCCGGGGCCGCGGCGAAGCAGAGGCTCCTGAAAAAGGACCAGCCGCTCACCGTGCCGCGTGCCGTGCACGAGGTGCAGTCGGTGACGGTGGACATCGACCACGTCACGGCGTTCCAGCGCCTCGTCCACGGGACGGTGCGCACCGAGCTGCCGTCCGCGTACGTCCACACGCTGGCGTTCCCGGTGGCGATGAGCGTCATGACCCGTGACGATTTCCCGCTGCCGCTGCTCGGGCTCGTGCATCTGGAGAACACGGTGGAGCACTACGACGCCATCCCGTTCGGCGCCCGCCTCACGGTGCGCGCCCACGCGGACGGTTTGCGGGCTCATCGCGCCGGGACCCTGGTGGACATGGTCGCCGAGGTGCTCGACGCCGGAAGCGGGAGGCTTCTCTGGCGCGGCACCTCGCGGTACCTGGCCAAGGGGGTCTTCCTTCCCGGCGTCGACACCGCCGTGCCCACCGCCGAGCGGGAGGACTTCCGCCCGCCGGTGCCCACGGGACTCTGGCGGCTGGGCGTGGACACAGGCCGGGACTATGCCGCAGTGTCCGGTGACTACAACCCCATCCACCTCAGCTCGCTGAGCGCCAAAGCCCTCGGCATGAAGACGTCGATCGCGCACGGGATGTACTCCGTGGCCCGGGCGCTGGCCGAGTCCGGCCACGACAGCGACGCCGGGATCCGCTGGCACGTCACCTTCGAGGCGCCGGTGTACCTGCCGGCCACGGTCGCGGTCGGCATCCGCGATGAGGAAGCCGACGGAGAGTGGGCCGGCACGGAGTTCCAGGCGTGGAATCAGCGCAGCGCCCGGCGGCACTTCCACGGAACCGTGGCGCCGCTGAGCGGCTCGGAGTCCTGACCCGCTGACGAGACGGTGGGCCGACGGCCGGGAGATCGCCCAGCCGCCGGCCCTCCGTGTGTCAGCTTCGTGCGTCTGCCGGGCCTCGTGCCCGGACGACAGAAGTGCCCGGCCCCTCGGGGGACCGGGCACTTCCGCTGTGACGGACTCGATGAGTCCTAGTCGACGACCACTTCCTTCTCCAGGAGACGGGAGGTCTCGTCGTGCCATTCACGGCTCAGGGGCTTCAGAGTCGCTTCGACCGCACGGGCGTGGTGCCCGCAGAAGAGAAGCTCTCCGCCAGAGGCCTCAAGCACCACCCGGACAAACGCCTGGGCGCCGCAACGGTCGCAACGGTCAGCCGCGTTGAGCGTACGTTCCGCAATTGCTGTTGACATCGGGGCCTCCTTCGAAAGTTCTGTACGTCTATATAACCAGCGGACAGGCCCGAACCATGCCACAATTCGGTCTCTTTCGCTCTGCGCGTAGTCGGGCGGCCCGTGGTGGCGTCTCTCACGGTGCGCCTGCGCGGGGACGGGGGCCGTTGACGCTACCCTGAAAAGAGCGTCTTCAGGCCCCAAAGGAGTCCACCACCCGTGTCACCGAGTTCGGAATACAACGCCCGGCACCTCTCCGTTCTGGAAGGGCTGGAAGCCGTCCGCAAACGCCCGGGCATGTACATCGGATCCAACGATTCCCGTGGCCTCATGCACTGTCTGTGGGAGATCATCGACAACGCGGTCGATGAGGCCCTGGCCGGGTACGGCCACGACATCAAGGTCATCCTCCATGCGGACAACTCCGTCGAGGTGCACGACGACGGCCGCGGCATCCCCGTGGACATCGAGCCGAAGACCGGGCTCACCGGCGTCGAGGTCGTGTTCACGAAGCTCCACGCCGGCGGCAAGTTCGGTGGCGGCTCCTACAACGCCTCGGGCGGTCTGCACGGTGTGGGCGCGTCCGTGGTGAACGCGCTGTCGGCCCGGCTGGACGTCCAGGTGGACCGCGGCAGCAAGACCTACCAGATGTCGTTCCGGCGAGGCGAGCCCGGCCGCTTCGAGGACGGCAGCGGCAAGCCCAAGCCGGACGCGAAGTTCGTCCCGTTCCTGGAGAACTCCACGCTCGACGTGGTCGGCAAGGCGAAGCGCGGCGTCACCGGCACCCGGATCCGCTACTGGGCGGACCGGCAGATCTTCACCCCGGACGCGAAGTTCCTGTACGACGAACTCACGGGACGTGCGCGGCAGACCTCCTTCCTGGTGCCTGGCCTCAAGATCACGGTCCGGGATGAGCGCCGTCTCGCCGGGACGCCCGGCGCGGACGGCCCCTATGAAGAGGTCTTCCACCACGACGGCGGCATCTCGGAGTTCGCCGAGTTCCTCGCCGCCGACTCCGCGGTCACCGACATCTGGCGCCTGAACGGCTCCGGCACCTTCAAGGAGACCGTGCCGGTCCTGGACGATCACGGCCACAGCCAGCTGGCCGAGGTGGAGCGCCACTGCGAAGTGGACATCGCCCTGCGCTGGGGGATCGGCTACGACACCACGGTGCGCAGCTTCGTCAACATCATCGCCACCCCCAAGGGCGGCACGCACCTGGCCGGCTTCGAGCAGGCCCTGCTGAAGACCTTCCGCAAGCAGGTCGAAGCCAACGCCCGCAAGCTGAAAGCCGGCAACGACAAGGTCGAGAAGGACGATGTGATGGCCGGCCTCACCGCCGTGCTGACCGTCCGCCTTGCCGAACCGCAATTCGAGGGTCAGACCAAGGAGATCCTCGGCACGCCCGCGGTGCGCGCCATCGTCTCCCGCGTGGTGGAGAAGGAGATCACCTCGCGGCTGACCTCCACCAACCGCAATGACAAGGCCCAGGCGGCCCTCCTGCTGGAGAAGGTCGTCAACGAGATGAAGTCCCGCGTCTCGGCGCGGGTGCACAAGGAGACCCAGCGCCGGAAGAACGCGCTGGAGTCCTCCACGATGCCGAGCAAGCTCGCGGACTGCCGCAGCAGCGATGTGGACCGTTCCGAACTGTTCATCGTGGAGGGTGACTCCGCACTCGGCACGGCGAAACTGGCCCGCTCCTCGGACTTCCAAGCACTGCTGCCCATCCGCGGCAAGATCCTGAACGTCCAGAAGGCGTCGGTGGGCGACATGCTCTCCAACGCCGAGTGCGCCGCCCTGATCCAGGTGGTGGGGGCCGGCTCGGGCCGGAGCTTCGACCTGGACGCCGCGCGCTACGGCAAGGTCGTCCTCATGACCGACGCCGACGTCGACGGCGCCCACATCCGGACCCTCCTGCTCACGCTCTTCTACCGCTACATGAGGCCTCTCGTGGAAGCGGGCCGTGTGTACGCCGCCGTGCCACCGCTGCACCGGGTGGAGGTGGTGAACTCCGGGTCCAAGGCCAACGAGATCATCTACACCTACTCCGAGCAGGAACTGCACACCGTCCTGGATCGTCTCCAGGCCGAGGGCAAGCGGTACAAGGAACCCATCCAGCGGTACAAGGGTCTGGGTGAGATGGACGCCGATCAGCTGGCGGAGACCACCATGGATCCGCGGCATCGCACGCTGCGCCGGGTCAGCATCGAGAGCGCGGAGAGCGCCGAGCGCGTCTTCGAGCTGCTCATGGGCTCGGACGTGGCGCCGCGCAAGGACTTCATCGTGGCCGGCGCGCAGCACCTGGACCGGGAGCGCATCGACGCCTGAGCCGATGCGTTGCTGCCGGCGCCGCTTCCCTTGAGGTTTCTCTTGAGGTCCAAGAGTCCTAGAGGTGGACGACGCCCGGCACGATCAGCAGGGCGGTCGGAGCCAGGAGCAGCAGGACCGAAGACGCCAGCACCACGGCGCGCTGCGCTGCCGGGAGCGTGGGAACGCCGGCGAGCAGCCGCTTCACCCGCGCCACCGTCGTGGCGGACACCGCAGCGTCGTCGCCGGCCAAGGCCGTGTCGGCGTCCAGGGCGGTGCGGCGCGGCTGCTGCCCATCCGCGACGACGGCGACCGCGCGCACCAGGGTTCCGGCGTCGCTGACTTTCAGCGCGGCGTCGTCGGCGAGCATTTCCAGCAGCTCGTTCACCGCGCGCTGTGCGACGCGCGTGGTGGGAAGCCAGGGAAGGGCGGCCCTCCAGGCGGCGAACGCCCAGAGCAGCAGGTGGTGCCGCTGCGTCAGGTGGCTGTCCTCATGGGCGAGGACCGCGGCGAGTTCGCGCTCGTCCAGGGCCTCCATGAGGGAGTCGGAGAGCACGGTGATGGACCGGGCGCCGCCGGGCAGGCAGTAGGCCACCGGCGCCGCATGGGCGATGACCACCGTGCCGGAGTCCCCGTGCGGCTGGCTGAGGATGCCGAGGAGCTCGCGGTGCCGACGTCGCTCGGTGCTGATCCGCACGTAGGTGAGCAGTAAAGTGAAAAGCAGGTGCACGGTCAGCACGCCGGCGGTCGACAGCGCGAAGGCGTGCCAGAAGCCGAGCCCCTCGGTGGACTGGCTGCCCAGCATCACCAGGATCAGGGCGTGCAGCCCCGCGACCAGATTGTCCCCGAGCGGTGAGAGCCCGTAGCAGAGCATGGCGCCGATCATGGAGAGCCCGCCCGCGAGGCCGATGGCCTGCCAGAGCACCAGTGCGGCGAAGGGGGAGCGGGACGGCCAGGAGCTCCGGGCCAGGAGGACCGGTGCCGGCCAGGCGAGGATGATCGCGAGGACCGCCAGGAACCAGGCGGTGATCAGCACCGCATGCCTCAGCTGCTGGAGGGGAGGTCCGAAGAGGGGTCCACACCCAGCAGACGACGGAGCGCATCGGCTTCGGCGGGGCTGACGGAACCGACGAACGTCGCCAGGACGGCTTCGCGGTCCGGGGCTGAACCCAGCACTTCGCGCATCAGCTCGGCGGTGTGTTCGGCGCGCGTGGAGACGGCGCGGTAGCGATGCGGGCGGGTGCCACGTTCGCGGGCCACCAGGCCCTTCTTCTCCAGCCGGGAAAGCACGGTGAGCACCGTGGTCACGGCGAGCTCCTTGCCTCCGCTGGCCGCGTCGGTGCTGGCGAGCTGATCACGCAGGTCGTTGGCCGTGGTGGCCTCCGTCCCGGCCCACAGCAGGTCCATGACGGATCGCTCAAGATCCCCGAGGCTTGCCATTGAAAGCGTCCATCTCCTCTGTAATGCTGATGATGACCCTCGGGGGACGGGTGTCCCCGGTGGGTGCGCAGTTCTCAATCTATCGTGTTTCGGCCCGTTTTTCTACGTTCAGTAGAAGCCTCTGTCTCGCGTGTCACGTGCGGCGGCGTCACGGTCCTTTTTGTTCTACACTCTGTAGAAGAAGGTTTTCTACGAAACGTAGAAGTTGTGCCTCGACGAGGGAATGGGGAATCCATGGACGCCTTGGAAGTCGCACGGTGGCAATTCGGCATCACCACCGTCTATCACTTCATGATGGTGCCGCTCACGATCGGCCTCGGCCTCGTGGTGGCCTTCATGCAGACGCTCTGGTATCGCACGGGAAAGGCCGAGTACCTGCGCATGACCAAGTTCTGGGGGAAGCTCTTCCTCATCAACTTCATCATGGGCGTGGCCACCGGCATCGTGCAGGAGTTCCAGTTCGGCATGGCCTGGAGTGAGTACAGCCGCTTCGTCGGCGACGTGTTCGGCGCCCCGCTCGCCATGGAAGCGCTGCTGGCGTTCTTCGTGGAGTCGACGTTCCTGGGGCTCTGGATCTTCGGCTGGAAGCAGCTGAAGAAGGGCGTCCACCTCGCGTGCCTCTGGATCGCGGTGATCGGCTCCGTCATCTCCGCCTACTTCATCATCGTGGCGAACAGCTGGATGCAGCACCCGGTGGGCGTGACCCTGGAGGACGGGCGCGGACGCATGGTCGACGCCTGGGCCGTGTTCACGAACAACACCGCGGTCGTGGCGTTCAGCCACACCATCATGGGCGCCCTCGCCGTCGCCGGCGGATTCCTCCTGGGCATCGCCTGGTACCACCTGTGGCGGCGCCGGACCGACGGCATCGACACGGTCGACGCCTCGGGCCGCGTGGTGGTGGGCGAGGCACGCTCCGTCCCCGGCCGCGACAAGACCGACCACACCGTATGGCTCCGCTCGCTCCGCATCGGCGCCATCGTGGCCGCCATCTCCTTCGCCGGCACGTCGATCACCGGCGACCTGCAGGGCAAGCTCATGTTCGAACAGCAGCCCATGAAGATGGCCGCGGCGGAAGCCGCCTGCCACGACGGCACCCAGTTCTCGGTGCTCAGCGTCGGTGACCTCGGGTCGAAGGACTGCTCCAACATCGTCGCGGTGATCGAGGTCCCCGGGCTCCTCTCCTTCCTGGCCAAGGGCGACTTCACCACCGAGGTCAAGGGCGTGAACACCCTGGTGCCGGAGTACCAGGAGAAGTACGGCACCCACCTGCCGAACGATCCGAAGCTCGGCGACCGTGCCGGCAAGGAGATCCAGTACGTGCCGGTCATGGAGGTCACCTACTGGGGCTTCCGGATGATGATCGGGTTCGGCGGCTTGGCCGCGCTGGCCGCCGTCGTCGCGCTCTGGCTGACCCGGCGGGGAACCGTGCCCGCGAGCCGCTGGCTCATGCGCCTGGCCGTGTTCGGGATCCTTGCGCCGTTCGGCGCCAACGCCGCCGGCTGGATCTTCACCGAGATGGGACGGCAGCCCTTCGTGGTCGCGCCGAACCCCGATATGAACGGCATCGATCCCGTGTTCATGTACACGGCCGCGGCGGTCTCGCCGGGAGTCTCGGCGGGTGAGATCCTGACCTCCCTCATCGCCCTGACCACGGTCTACGCGGTGCTGATGGTGGTCGAGATCAAACTGCTCACCACGTACATCCGCGGCGGGGTGGCCTCGGCCATGCCGGAGCTCGCCCACCACGACGACGACACCCCGGACGAGGACGGACGCGGAGGCTCCCAGCGGGAGACCGACGTCCTGGCCTTCGCCTACTGAGAGGGGAGACAGCATGGAAACCCTGCCCACCATCTGGTTCATCGCCATCGCCGTCCTCTGGACCGGCTACCTCTTCCTGGAGGGCTTCGACCTCGGCGTCGGGATGCTCATGAAGCTCTTCGCCCGGAACGACAAGGAGCGCCGCGTCCTCCTCAACACGGTCGGCCCGGTGTGGGACGGCAATGAGGTCTGGCTCCTGACGGCCGGCGGCGCCACGTTCGCTGCCTTCCCGAACTGGTACGCCTCCCTCTTCTCCGCGCTCTACCTTCCGCTGCTCCTGGTGCTCCTCGGCCTGATCTTCCGCGCCGTGGCCTTCGAATACCGCGGCAAGATCAACACGGACCGCTGGCGCACCACGTGGGACTGGGCCATCGCCCTGGGCTCCTTCGTGGCGGCGTTCGGCGTCGGTGCGGCACTGGCCCTGAGCACGACGGGACTGCCGCTGAACGCCAACGGTGACCGCGTCGGCGGCCCGTTCGCCTGGCTGACTCCTCCCGCGATCCTCGGCGGCTTCGCCGTCGTGCTGTTCGCGCTGGTCCACGCCCTCGCGTTCCTCATGCTCAAGACCGACGGCGAGATCCGGCACCGCGCGCGCCGCTGGCTGATCCGCTGGCTGCCCCTGGGCCTCCTCCCGATCGCCGGCTGGGTCCTGCTGGTGCAGTTCCAGCACGGCAAGTGGTGGAGCTGGGCGCTCACCGGCCTGGCCGTGATCGCCGCGGTCTGCGCCTGGGTCCTGGCCCGCAAGGCTCAGGAAGGCAAGGCGTTCATCCTGCTCGGCGGCTTCCTGGCGAGCGGAACGGCCGCGATCTTCTCCGCCGTGTACCCCGTGGTCCTGCCGTCCACGCTGGATCCGGCCTTCAACCTGACCATCTCGAACGCCTCCTCCAGCGACTACACGCTGGGTCTCATGACGGTGGTCGCGTGCATCGGCCTGCCGCTCGTCATCGCCTACCAGGCGTGGACGTACTGGGTGTTCCGCCGGCGGATCAGCGCCGAGCTGATCCCGCAGTCCCACACCGTGCTGCCGGCCGTCCTGCAGCGCGCCCTTACCAGGCAGTCCTGACGCATGGCGCGGACCAGGAAGTCACCGTTCCCGCCCGGGCCGAAGGGCCCCGTCTACGTGATGGGGCTGCTCGGGGCCGTCAACGCCCTGGGGCTGGTGCTGCTGGCTCAGGCCCTGGCCGGAGGGATCGCTCTCCTCGCCGCGGGCCGGGCCGCCGACGCCGGGGCGCTCGTCCCGCTGGTCGGCGGAGGAGCGCTGGGGGCCCTGCTCCGGGCCGCCTCCGCCTGGGGGCAGTCGGTCGCCGCGCGGGCCGCCGTCGTCGAGGTGAAGGAGGGTCTGCGGACCCGGCTGCTCGCCGCGCTCCTCGGGGGACGACGTCCTGCCGGCTCCACGGGACGGGGCGCCGACGCTCTCCTGGCGACCCGGCGGCTCGATGAGCTGGACCGCTACTACACCGAGTTCCTGCCCAGCCTGGTCAACTGCGCGACCGTGCCGTTGCTCGTGGGAACGAGGATCCTGCTGTCCGACTGGCTCAGCGCTCTGATCATCGTGCTGACGATCCCGCTGGTGCCGCTGTTCATGATCCTGATCGGGCGGCACAGCCAGGAGAGCCTCCTGAAGGCGTACCGCTCGCTCGATGTCCTGTCCTCCCACCTGGTGGAACTCGCGCGCGGGCTTCCCGTGCTCCTGGGCCTCGGCCGTTCGAAGGAGCAGCGTTCGGCGCTGGAGGCGGTCGGCGAACAGCACCGCCGGGAGTCGATGGCGACGTTGCGGACCGCCTTCCTGTCCGCGCTGGCACTGGAACTCATCGCGACCATCTCCGTCGCCCTCGTGGCCGTGACGATCGGCGTGCGGCTGGTCCACGGGCAGATGCCGCTCGAGGCGGGGCTGATCGCACTGATCCTCGCCCCGGAGTGCTATCAGGCACTGCGGTCGATGGGAGCCGCGTACCACGCGAGTGAGGACGGCAAGCTGGCGCTGGAAGCGGTGGATGAGGTCCTGGAGGCTCCGGAACCGCGCCGTCTTCAGGTGGAGAGCGTCGCTTCCCTGACGGGTCCCGGACTCGGGCTGGAGGGCCTGGCCGTGACGTTCCCCACCCGCGGCATCACCCTGGGACCCGTGACCGTCACACTCCGGCCGGGGACGATCACCGCCCTCACGGGCCCGAGCGGCTGCGGGAAGAGCACGCTCCTCTCGGCCCTGGCCGGAACGCTCGAACCGGGCGCCGAGTCCGTCGGCACGGTGCTGCGCCTCAGGGAAGCGTCTCCGGAGGCATCCCGCCCGGAGGAAGCCGACGGCCTCGCCGTGGCCTACGCCCCTCAGCACCCCGAATTCCTCGAGGAACGGGTGCGGGAGGAACTGGACTTCTGGGCCGGTGAGCGGGCGACGCCGGATCTGCTGGAACGGAGCGCCCGGCTGGCGGCCGCCGACGATCTGCTCGACCTGCGGATAGCCGACCTCAGCCCGGGGGAGCAGCGCCGGGTGGCCCTCGCCCGGGCCTTCCTGCTCGCGGAACTCGGCGCCGAGGTGCTCCTCGTGGACGAGCCCACGGCCCACTTGGATCCTGTCCGGGCCGCGACGGTCCGTGACTCACTTCGCGAGCTCTCCGGGGTGCTTCCCGTGCTCCTGGTCAGCCACGAACCCGTGACGCTCGCGCTGGCGGACGAATCGGTGCCCGTCCGTGGCGGACTCGCCCAGCCCTCGGATGGGCAGGTGGTCATGCGCGCCGCAGCGTCCATTGCGGACATCGACGGCGGAGCTCCGGCATCCGCTGGTTCCCACGCCGACGATGCGGACGGCCGTCCGTCTCCCGTGGTCCCGTTGCCGTCCCGTGCCTCCGCCTCGCTCCTCTCCGGCTCCGGCTGGCGGCTGGTGCGAGCTGCGGCGCTGGGTGTCCTGGCTCAGCTGTTCTCGGTGGCCCTCGCGGCGCTGTCCGGCTGGCTGATCGTCCGGGCGAGTTCCCAGCCGCCCATCCTCTACCTGATGGCCGCTATCGTCGGCGTGCGGTTCTTC
This portion of the Arthrobacter woluwensis genome encodes:
- a CDS encoding DNA gyrase/topoisomerase IV subunit B, with amino-acid sequence MSPSSEYNARHLSVLEGLEAVRKRPGMYIGSNDSRGLMHCLWEIIDNAVDEALAGYGHDIKVILHADNSVEVHDDGRGIPVDIEPKTGLTGVEVVFTKLHAGGKFGGGSYNASGGLHGVGASVVNALSARLDVQVDRGSKTYQMSFRRGEPGRFEDGSGKPKPDAKFVPFLENSTLDVVGKAKRGVTGTRIRYWADRQIFTPDAKFLYDELTGRARQTSFLVPGLKITVRDERRLAGTPGADGPYEEVFHHDGGISEFAEFLAADSAVTDIWRLNGSGTFKETVPVLDDHGHSQLAEVERHCEVDIALRWGIGYDTTVRSFVNIIATPKGGTHLAGFEQALLKTFRKQVEANARKLKAGNDKVEKDDVMAGLTAVLTVRLAEPQFEGQTKEILGTPAVRAIVSRVVEKEITSRLTSTNRNDKAQAALLLEKVVNEMKSRVSARVHKETQRRKNALESSTMPSKLADCRSSDVDRSELFIVEGDSALGTAKLARSSDFQALLPIRGKILNVQKASVGDMLSNAECAALIQVVGAGSGRSFDLDAARYGKVVLMTDADVDGAHIRTLLLTLFYRYMRPLVEAGRVYAAVPPLHRVEVVNSGSKANEIIYTYSEQELHTVLDRLQAEGKRYKEPIQRYKGLGEMDADQLAETTMDPRHRTLRRVSIESAESAERVFELLMGSDVAPRKDFIVAGAQHLDRERIDA
- a CDS encoding cytochrome ubiquinol oxidase subunit I, whose amino-acid sequence is MDALEVARWQFGITTVYHFMMVPLTIGLGLVVAFMQTLWYRTGKAEYLRMTKFWGKLFLINFIMGVATGIVQEFQFGMAWSEYSRFVGDVFGAPLAMEALLAFFVESTFLGLWIFGWKQLKKGVHLACLWIAVIGSVISAYFIIVANSWMQHPVGVTLEDGRGRMVDAWAVFTNNTAVVAFSHTIMGALAVAGGFLLGIAWYHLWRRRTDGIDTVDASGRVVVGEARSVPGRDKTDHTVWLRSLRIGAIVAAISFAGTSITGDLQGKLMFEQQPMKMAAAEAACHDGTQFSVLSVGDLGSKDCSNIVAVIEVPGLLSFLAKGDFTTEVKGVNTLVPEYQEKYGTHLPNDPKLGDRAGKEIQYVPVMEVTYWGFRMMIGFGGLAALAAVVALWLTRRGTVPASRWLMRLAVFGILAPFGANAAGWIFTEMGRQPFVVAPNPDMNGIDPVFMYTAAAVSPGVSAGEILTSLIALTTVYAVLMVVEIKLLTTYIRGGVASAMPELAHHDDDTPDEDGRGGSQRETDVLAFAY
- the cydD gene encoding thiol reductant ABC exporter subunit CydD; translated protein: MARTRKSPFPPGPKGPVYVMGLLGAVNALGLVLLAQALAGGIALLAAGRAADAGALVPLVGGGALGALLRAASAWGQSVAARAAVVEVKEGLRTRLLAALLGGRRPAGSTGRGADALLATRRLDELDRYYTEFLPSLVNCATVPLLVGTRILLSDWLSALIIVLTIPLVPLFMILIGRHSQESLLKAYRSLDVLSSHLVELARGLPVLLGLGRSKEQRSALEAVGEQHRRESMATLRTAFLSALALELIATISVALVAVTIGVRLVHGQMPLEAGLIALILAPECYQALRSMGAAYHASEDGKLALEAVDEVLEAPEPRRLQVESVASLTGPGLGLEGLAVTFPTRGITLGPVTVTLRPGTITALTGPSGCGKSTLLSALAGTLEPGAESVGTVLRLREASPEASRPEEADGLAVAYAPQHPEFLEERVREELDFWAGERATPDLLERSARLAAADDLLDLRIADLSPGEQRRVALARAFLLAELGAEVLLVDEPTAHLDPVRAATVRDSLRELSGVLPVLLVSHEPVTLALADESVPVRGGLAQPSDGQVVMRAAASIADIDGGAPASAGSHADDADGRPSPVVPLPSRASASLLSGSGWRLVRAAALGVLAQLFSVALAALSGWLIVRASSQPPILYLMAAIVGVRFFGIGRAVLRYCDRLVMHDAVFRVTTSLRSRVWEGLSGRALGIRRVMQGGNVLDTVVADVDEYRDILPRVLAPRWIAVGTAVLAVVATAVVLPAALPVTLLVSVIGLFVAPAVAVRADRRSSRAVLESKSALLHWVASALQSWKDVRGNGLGARVVEQAGRLSGAMVRAARRAAWAEGSGLALSVAACAAGAAAVVVQSVALGTGQELAERTAVVAFMLLALQEPFQAHLSASRLKPALRRLEERLTAATAPEPVRESRGTRVVEPAAKPSGLSFEDLSVAWPDSDAVFTGLSGAAAPGRSLGISGPSGSGKSTLLAALLGFMPPLEGTITVHGRIAWCPQESHVFDSTVRGNLALARSRADSAGEDALWASLERVGLAEAVRSMPDGLDTRIGPGGSFLSGGQRQRLAVARTLLAGANVLLLDEPTAHLDAEAADALLGDLVTSLEGETLVVVSHRDEDLSRLPGRLDLGAREPVGGSTRHP
- the cydB gene encoding cytochrome d ubiquinol oxidase subunit II, with the translated sequence METLPTIWFIAIAVLWTGYLFLEGFDLGVGMLMKLFARNDKERRVLLNTVGPVWDGNEVWLLTAGGATFAAFPNWYASLFSALYLPLLLVLLGLIFRAVAFEYRGKINTDRWRTTWDWAIALGSFVAAFGVGAALALSTTGLPLNANGDRVGGPFAWLTPPAILGGFAVVLFALVHALAFLMLKTDGEIRHRARRWLIRWLPLGLLPIAGWVLLVQFQHGKWWSWALTGLAVIAAVCAWVLARKAQEGKAFILLGGFLASGTAAIFSAVYPVVLPSTLDPAFNLTISNASSSDYTLGLMTVVACIGLPLVIAYQAWTYWVFRRRISAELIPQSHTVLPAVLQRALTRQS
- a CDS encoding MaoC family dehydratase yields the protein MSAEQTVILQEMPSLAKLYLNAAGAAAKQRLLKKDQPLTVPRAVHEVQSVTVDIDHVTAFQRLVHGTVRTELPSAYVHTLAFPVAMSVMTRDDFPLPLLGLVHLENTVEHYDAIPFGARLTVRAHADGLRAHRAGTLVDMVAEVLDAGSGRLLWRGTSRYLAKGVFLPGVDTAVPTAEREDFRPPVPTGLWRLGVDTGRDYAAVSGDYNPIHLSSLSAKALGMKTSIAHGMYSVARALAESGHDSDAGIRWHVTFEAPVYLPATVAVGIRDEEADGEWAGTEFQAWNQRSARRHFHGTVAPLSGSES
- a CDS encoding DUF7455 domain-containing protein produces the protein MSTAIAERTLNAADRCDRCGAQAFVRVVLEASGGELLFCGHHARAVEATLKPLSREWHDETSRLLEKEVVVD
- a CDS encoding M56 family metallopeptidase; translated protein: MLITAWFLAVLAIILAWPAPVLLARSSWPSRSPFAALVLWQAIGLAGGLSMIGAMLCYGLSPLGDNLVAGLHALILVMLGSQSTEGLGFWHAFALSTAGVLTVHLLFTLLLTYVRISTERRRHRELLGILSQPHGDSGTVVIAHAAPVAYCLPGGARSITVLSDSLMEALDERELAAVLAHEDSHLTQRHHLLLWAFAAWRAALPWLPTTRVAQRAVNELLEMLADDAALKVSDAGTLVRAVAVVADGQQPRRTALDADTALAGDDAAVSATTVARVKRLLAGVPTLPAAQRAVVLASSVLLLLAPTALLIVPGVVHL
- a CDS encoding BlaI/MecI/CopY family transcriptional regulator, which produces MASLGDLERSVMDLLWAGTEATTANDLRDQLASTDAASGGKELAVTTVLTVLSRLEKKGLVARERGTRPHRYRAVSTRAEHTAELMREVLGSAPDREAVLATFVGSVSPAEADALRRLLGVDPSSDLPSSS